From the Prochlorococcus marinus str. AS9601 genome, the window TTTTTTGAAGAGTTTTATCTATTGAATATTTGCTGTGGAATAAATCTCCCAATATTATTAACTTTTCAGGACTATATTTTTTTACTATTTTTTTTATTCTTGCGAAATTGTTTTTATCTGAATTATTAGTAAGAGGTATACCATTCTGCTGAAAAAATTCAGCTTTCCCAAGATGAATATCGCATATTAACAATTCTTTTGTTTCTGGTAGAAATAAAGCTCTTGAAGGAAGCATCTCTAACAATGTATCTTCCCAACTAAATTTAAAAGAACTTTTATTCATTTAATCACTATATTTTTTTATAAGTTTTTCTACTCTTTTTTCTATTGATTCATTGCTTAAAGTATTTTTAAGTCTTTCAACTAATAAAGGGAATGCAAAAGGAGTTGGAGTTTTTATCTCGTTTAGTAGCATTTTTAAATTTTTTAATCTTTCTAATGATCTAGATATTCTTTTATTTTCTAATTGATATTCTTTAACTTCTTGATGCGATTGTTTTATCAAAAGATGGTCTTCTTCATATTTAGTAAAGACTTCGTAGAAAAGACTTGAACTTATTTGAAGTTGGGAAGAAGTTTTTGTTTTGGTTGGATTATTTTGATTTACTAATCCACTTATTTGGGCAATATTTTTAAATCTACGTTTTGTTAATTCTGAAAAATTAATTGCATTTTCTAGATCTTCTTCTAATTTTTTGTTATTCAAAAAGTAATCAGCTTCTTTTTTTATTATTGAAAAATCATAATCTTCTGCAGTAGTTAAGCTAAATCCAAAATCATTAGCAGTGATACTAAATGTAGATTGTTTTAATTTTGCCAATCTCAAAGCCCATAAAAATGCAATTCCTTCATTTACAAATTTGCCATCAAGTGTAAAAACAAAAAGATTTGATAAATCCTTGGTTTTATATATTTCTATAAGGAATTCATCTTTCTTTGGAATATTTGAAAGAACTTTTTGTTTCTTCAATATTGGGCGTAATGAATTGAGTTCAGGATTTAAGTAATCATAATTTTCTATTTCGTTGCATATATCTATTTCTTTTCTCAAACTCTCACAAAGTAGATCAGAAATTGCCATTTGACCTCCAACCCATGCAGGAATTAGAGAACTTTTTTTTGTTGATTTTTTAACGTATAAAATCATATCTCTGATTCTTATAAATTGAAGCATTTTACCAGCAAAGTAAAAGGTATCTCCAGGATTTAATTTTGAGGCAAAATTCTCTTCTAAATTTCCCAAGGATTTCCCTTTCATATATTTAACATTCACAAATTTGTCACTAGTAATTGTCCCAATATTGAACTTATGCATTCTTATTAAAGATTTGTCTTTTACAAAATATTTAAAGTTTTCATTATTATTTTGTGATTCTTCTTTAACTATCTTTTTATATTTTGGGTATGCTTTAAGACATTTTCCTCCATACTCTAAAAAGTCAAGACACCAATTCCAATCATGATCATTTAAGTTTCTATAACTCCAACAACTTTTAATTCTTTCTTTCTCAATTCTCGGATCAAAGCCATTTCCGCATGCCAAACTTATTAGATGTTGAAGAAGCACATCATAAGATAATTCAGGAAGTCTAATTTCCTCAGATATACCACTTTTTATTATTCTTCTCATTGCACTGATCTCTAATAACTCTAAAGAATTAGTAGGCATAAAAATTATTTTTGATTTTCCTCCAGGTCTATGAGCACTTCTTCCCGCTCTTTGGATCAGTCTAGCTAAATTCTTTGCACTCCCAATTTGAACTATTTGATCTACGGGTTGGAAGTCAACTCCCAAATCTAACGAGCTGGTGCAGACTACCCATTTTATTAATCCGTCTTTAACCCCTTCTTCAACTCTTTTTCTATCTTCTTTATCCAGGGAACCGTGATGAAGTGCAATTTTGTCTTCCATCTCTGGGAGAAGAAATTTTAAACATTGATACCATCTTTCAGATTGATTTCTCGTATTGGTGAATAATAAGGTGCTTTTATTTTTATCTAGGATTTTTAATAGTGAAGAATGACTTCTAATCCCAAGATGTCCACTCCATGGAAAGGTAGTTTCCTCCTCTGGTAAAACACTTATAATTTCGATCTCTTTTTGAATATTTGTACTTATAATTTTGGGTTTAATAGCGCTCATCCCAACTATTGCTCTTGCTGCTTCTTCAATATTTCCAATAGTTGCAGACATTGCCCAAATTTGTAAATTTTTTATATTACCTCTTAGCCAACTTAAAGATAACTCGCACTGGTTTCCTCTTTTACTACCCATCAATTCATGCCATTCGTCAATAATTATTGATGACAACTCCTTGAACAGATTATTAGATTCTTTATTAGAAAGTAAAAGAGATAAAGACTCTGGAGTGGTAATAAGAATATTAGGTGGTTTAGCTAGTTGCTTTTTCTTTTCATATGGGGTTGTATCGCCGTTCCTAATTTCAACAGTGATTTCTTTATTAAAATGCAAAGCTGCTAATTGTATAGAATTTTTTAGATCTCTACTTAGTGCTTTTAAAGGGGTTATTAACAATATATTCACACTTTTATTATTTTTGGGATCTTCTATCTTTGATAGAGGGCCCATTAATGCAGCATAAGTTTTACCGCATCCAGTAGGAACTTGTATTATGCCACTCTTTCCATTTAAAAATGCTTCCCAAGATTCGATCTGATAGGGTAGTGGCTCCCATCCATTTGTGGAGAAAAACTGTTTAATTTTAGAAATTAAATTATTTTGCTTACTCTTTTTCGTAATATTTTTCATGATATTTTCTTCATTAGTTCATAAGCATTCTCAATGCTATCTGCATCATTAATTTTTTTATCTTTTCTCCATTTTGTTATCCTTGGAAATCTTACTGCTATACCTGACTTATGACGATTTGAAATTTGTATTTTCTCAAAAGATATTTCGAATACCATTTCTGGTTTTAACGATCGAACAGGACCAAATTTTTCTATTGTATTTTTTCTTATCCATTTATCTAGCTCTTTAATCTCAATATTCGTTAAACCAGAGTATGCACTTGCAAATTTAATTAATTCTTTGTCTTTCCATAATGCAAAACTGTAATCTGTATACAGACCAGCCCTTCTACCGCTACCGCCCTTAGCGTAAATTAGAACAGCATCCAGTTGCATAGGATCAACTTTATATTTCCACCAAAAACCTTTCTTTCTACCTGAGGAGTATATAGAAGTCTTTTTCTTAATTATTAATCCTTCAGTATTATTTTCTCGAGATTTTTCTTTATAAGTTAAAGCATCAGGCCAATCTTTAGGAAAGATTAAATCACATATTTTGAAAATATCAGAGATATTATTCTCAGATTTAATTTGCCATTTTGAAAAATATTTTTCTAACTCAATTCTTCTATTCTCTAATTTGATTTCTCTTATATCTCTCCCATTAATCTCTAAAAGATCATAAGCAATAAAAATAATTGGATATTTTATTTGGATTGATCTAGTAGGAGACTTTCTATTTATCCTTTTTTGAAGTAAAGAAAAATCAAAGGCAATTTGTTCTTTAAAATTCCAAACTAATAATTCCCCATCAAGAACAAAATCATCTTTTATATATGACATTTTCTCTACTAATTCTGGGAAAGATTCATTTACTAATTCTTGCCCTCTTGTCCATAACGAAACATTGCCTGATCTTTTAATTAATTGCATTCTTATACCGTCGTATTTCCA encodes:
- a CDS encoding ligase-associated DNA damage response DEXH box helicase — its product is MKNITKKSKQNNLISKIKQFFSTNGWEPLPYQIESWEAFLNGKSGIIQVPTGCGKTYAALMGPLSKIEDPKNNKSVNILLITPLKALSRDLKNSIQLAALHFNKEITVEIRNGDTTPYEKKKQLAKPPNILITTPESLSLLLSNKESNNLFKELSSIIIDEWHELMGSKRGNQCELSLSWLRGNIKNLQIWAMSATIGNIEEAARAIVGMSAIKPKIISTNIQKEIEIISVLPEEETTFPWSGHLGIRSHSSLLKILDKNKSTLLFTNTRNQSERWYQCLKFLLPEMEDKIALHHGSLDKEDRKRVEEGVKDGLIKWVVCTSSLDLGVDFQPVDQIVQIGSAKNLARLIQRAGRSAHRPGGKSKIIFMPTNSLELLEISAMRRIIKSGISEEIRLPELSYDVLLQHLISLACGNGFDPRIEKERIKSCWSYRNLNDHDWNWCLDFLEYGGKCLKAYPKYKKIVKEESQNNNENFKYFVKDKSLIRMHKFNIGTITSDKFVNVKYMKGKSLGNLEENFASKLNPGDTFYFAGKMLQFIRIRDMILYVKKSTKKSSLIPAWVGGQMAISDLLCESLRKEIDICNEIENYDYLNPELNSLRPILKKQKVLSNIPKKDEFLIEIYKTKDLSNLFVFTLDGKFVNEGIAFLWALRLAKLKQSTFSITANDFGFSLTTAEDYDFSIIKKEADYFLNNKKLEEDLENAINFSELTKRRFKNIAQISGLVNQNNPTKTKTSSQLQISSSLFYEVFTKYEEDHLLIKQSHQEVKEYQLENKRISRSLERLKNLKMLLNEIKTPTPFAFPLLVERLKNTLSNESIEKRVEKLIKKYSD
- a CDS encoding ATP-dependent DNA ligase; this encodes MSLKKFSELFGDLDSINSTNNKIEVLKNYFLSNDAIDNSWAIYLLTGKSNKRFISGRYLKNLFSQIYEYPQWLIDTCYLKVGDSAEVITLLLKNKTNSRKKKLSNISLNELLSETIPALSKLNEEEKNLEIKNLWETLPEDNHLIFNKILTGTFRVGVSIGLITKSISKLINIEEEIISHRLMGDFKPSIDSYEFLINKNINLQELNSKPFPFLLANTIEDKIFKNSINDFQFEWKYDGIRMQLIKRSGNVSLWTRGQELVNESFPELVEKMSYIKDDFVLDGELLVWNFKEQIAFDFSLLQKRINRKSPTRSIQIKYPIIFIAYDLLEINGRDIREIKLENRRIELEKYFSKWQIKSENNISDIFKICDLIFPKDWPDALTYKEKSRENNTEGLIIKKKTSIYSSGRKKGFWWKYKVDPMQLDAVLIYAKGGSGRRAGLYTDYSFALWKDKELIKFASAYSGLTNIEIKELDKWIRKNTIEKFGPVRSLKPEMVFEISFEKIQISNRHKSGIAVRFPRITKWRKDKKINDADSIENAYELMKKIS